From Endozoicomonas sp. 8E, the proteins below share one genomic window:
- a CDS encoding COX15/CtaA family protein, which produces MTTASITKTRSQTKRQRTGFYLSLFATLLAAVVVGLGAYTRLVHAGLGCPDWPGCYGFLTVPETAQEIAIAETLFPHAPVEVDKGWAEMVHRYVAGSLLLLVLMIAIQAVRNRKEPGQPVKLPLFILGLIILQAAFGMWTVTLKLWPQVVTAHLLGGFATFSLLFLLTLRLSGLVWPKLPSSDQRDRLRGLAAVGLLVLILQITLGGWTSSNYAALACPDFPMCQGQWLPEADFADGLNVSQSIGPNYLGGKMDSESRTAIHLLHRLGALVTTVFLLFLFVQVLRYSNTQLSNNRNSLRVLASLMLLALLVQVILGISNILGSLPLSVAVAHNLGGAVLLLTLVALNFRMNISEGFSEVQS; this is translated from the coding sequence ATGACAACAGCGTCTATTACAAAAACAAGAAGCCAGACAAAGCGACAGAGAACGGGTTTTTATCTCTCCCTGTTTGCAACCTTGCTGGCCGCTGTGGTTGTCGGGTTAGGGGCTTATACACGACTGGTTCATGCAGGACTGGGTTGTCCTGACTGGCCAGGCTGCTACGGCTTCCTGACAGTACCTGAAACAGCGCAGGAAATAGCCATAGCGGAAACACTCTTTCCCCATGCCCCGGTAGAGGTCGACAAAGGCTGGGCTGAAATGGTGCATCGATATGTCGCGGGCTCCCTACTGCTGCTGGTTCTAATGATCGCTATTCAGGCCGTCCGGAACCGGAAAGAGCCGGGACAGCCAGTGAAGCTGCCTTTATTTATTCTGGGGCTGATTATTCTGCAGGCGGCCTTTGGCATGTGGACTGTGACATTAAAGCTCTGGCCCCAGGTGGTGACCGCTCATCTTCTGGGCGGCTTTGCTACCTTCAGTTTGTTGTTTTTACTGACCCTTCGTTTATCCGGATTGGTTTGGCCAAAACTCCCCTCTTCTGACCAAAGAGATCGGCTGCGAGGGCTAGCCGCTGTCGGACTATTGGTGTTGATTTTACAGATCACACTGGGAGGCTGGACCAGCTCCAACTACGCTGCCCTGGCCTGTCCAGATTTTCCCATGTGTCAGGGGCAATGGCTGCCTGAGGCTGATTTTGCCGACGGTTTGAATGTCAGCCAGTCTATTGGTCCGAATTATCTGGGTGGAAAAATGGACTCTGAATCCCGGACTGCTATACATCTTTTACACCGATTAGGGGCACTGGTGACTACGGTGTTTCTGCTGTTCCTTTTTGTGCAGGTACTTCGATATAGTAATACACAGTTGTCTAATAACCGAAACAGCCTGAGAGTGCTGGCCTCTTTGATGCTGCTGGCTCTGCTGGTGCAGGTCATTTTGGGGATCAGTAACATCCTGGGCAGCCTGCCACTTTCAGTGGCGGTGGCCCATAATCTGGGAGGTGCTGTTTTGCTGTTGACACTGGTGGCTCTCAACTTCCGTATGAACATATCTGAAGGATTCAGTGAGGTTCAATCATGA